One window of the Clupea harengus chromosome 20, Ch_v2.0.2, whole genome shotgun sequence genome contains the following:
- the pcdh10b gene encoding protocadherin-10b isoform X3, whose amino-acid sequence MIVFLLLLCLANGVVSQIRYSVPEEGEHGTFIGNIAEDLSLDLTKLAARRFQTVPSSRTPYLEVNLETGVLYVNEKIDRERICKQSATCLLHLEVFLENPLELFRIEIEVLDINDNPPEFPETDITVEISESATPGTRFPLETAFDPDVGSNALRTYDITTNNYFYLDVQTQTDGNKFAELVLEKPLDREQQAVHRYVLTAVDGGQPPRTGTALLVVKVLDSNDNVPVFDQPVYSVSLAENAPVGTLVIQLNATDVDEGMNGEVVYSFSNHISSRVKELFDIDPRTGRIEVRGDVDFEESSLYQIYVQAKDMGPNAVPAHCKVLVQVTDLNDNAPEITFSTVTESVSENATPGTVIALLSVTDKDSEENGQTHVEILGEVPFKLKTSFRNYYTIVTDGPLNRESVDTYTVTVVARDKGSPSLATSKSIKLQVSDENDNAPAFTQPIYDVYVTENNVPGAYIHAVNAIDPDIGRNAHLNYSILECDIQGMSVKTYVSINNESGALYALRSFDYEQLKDFSFTVQATDNGIPELSSNATVNVIIVDQNDNAPSVIAPLGKNGTAREPLPRSAEPGYLVARIVAMDGDDGENARLSYSIQRGNENGMFRMDWRTGELRTARRVSAKRDPQQLYDLLIEVRDHGQPPLSSSASVMVTLVDSVVEGHNGDRSGTAKAKETSLDLTLILIIALGSVSFIFLLAMIVLAVRCQKDKKLNIYNSCLSGDCCFLGCSSCCCGRQARAARKKKKLSKSDIMLVQSAHASAATNAAVSVASASQVPVEESGSFGSLHQSQNYCYQTKHQRAELSYLVDRPRRVNRLSVSLSSAFQEADIVSSKDSGHGDSEQGDSDHDATHRGHTSGADLFSNCTEECKALGHSDRCWMPTFVPTDSRQGADYRSNLHVPGMDSVPDTERGKGYASSFRVDIPETA is encoded by the exons ATGATTGTGTTTCTGCTTCTGCTGTGTCTTGCGAATGGCGTTGTCTCTCAGATACGTTACTCGGTACCGGAGGAGGGGGAGCACGGAACGTTCATTGGGAATATCGCGGAGGACTTGAGCTTAGACCTCACGAAACTCGCGGCTCGCAGGTTTCAGACTGTGCCCAGCTCGCGGACTCCTTACCTGGAGGTAAACCTGGAAACCGGTGTGCTTTACGTCAATGAGAAGATTGACCGGGAGCGCATTTGTAAACAGAGTGCCACCTGCCTCCTCCACCTTGAGGTGTTTCTCGAGAACCCACTCGAACTCTTCCGCATCGAGATCGAGGTCTTGGACATTAACGACAATCCTCCTGAATTCCCGGAGACCGACATCACCGTGGAGATCTCCGAGAGTGCAACCCCGGGCACCCGCTTCCCGCTGGAGACTGCCTTCGACCCGGACGTTGGCAGTAACGCATTACGCACCTACGACATAACCACAAACAACTATTTTTACCTGGACGTACAGACGCAGACCGATGGGAATAAATTCGCTGAGCTGGTGCTGGAAAAACCTTTGGATCGGGAGCAGCAGGCAGTTCACAGGTACGTGCTGACCGCAGTGGATGGTGGCCAGCCCCCTCGGACTGGCACAGCGCTGCTGGTAGTGAAAGTACTAGACTCCAACGACAATGTTCCGGTGTTTGATCAACCCGTGTATTCGGTTAGCCTGGCCGAAAACGCGCCAGTGGGAACGCTGGTTATTCAGCTTAACGCAACTGACGTCGATGAGGGAATGAACGGAGAAGTTGTGTATTCTTTCAGCAATCACATCTCCAGCAGGGTTAAGGAGCTATTCGATATAGACCCACGCACAGGGAGGATAGAAGTGCGCGGGGATGTGGATTTCGAGGAGAGCAGTCTGTACCAGATCTATGTACAAGCAAAGGATATGGGACCAAACGCCGTGCCTGCGCACTGCAAAGTTCTGGTGCAAGTGACAGATCTGAATGACAATGCGCCTGAGATCACCTTCAGCACAGTCACGGAGTCCGTTAGCGAGAATGCTACTCCGGGAACAGTAATTGCGCTGCTCAGCGTCACGGACAAGGACTCCGAGGAAAACGGACAGACTCATGTAGAGATCCTGGGCGAAGTGCCATTTAAGCTCAAAACCTCGTTTAGGAACTATTACACTATTGTCACGGATGGCCCGTTGAACAGAGAGAGCGTAGATACCTACACCGTAACGGTAGTGGCCAGAGATAAAGGCTCTCCGTCTCTTGCCACAAGTAAATCGATTAAACTTCAAGTTTCTGATGAAAATGACAATGCGCCAGCGTTTACGCAGCCCATTTATGATGTGTATGTAACTGAAAATAATGTTCCCGGTGCTTACATTCACGCAGTGAACGCAATAGACCCTGATATTGGTCGAAATGCGCATTTAAATTACTCCATACTGGAGTGTGACATACAGGGTATGTCGGTCAAAACCTACGTGTCAATCAACAACGAGAGCGGAGCTCTTTACGCCCTCAGGTCATTCGATTATGAGCAGCTCAAAGACTTTAGTTTTACAGTCCAGGCAACAGACAATGGTATCCCCGAGCTCTCCTCAAACGCCACAGTAAATGTGATTATAGTGGACCAGAACGACAATGCCCCCTCTGTAATTGCACCACTGGGCAAAAACGGTACGGCCAGAGAGCCTCTACCCCGCTCAGCCGAGCCAGGATACCTAGTCGCTCGCATCGTCGCCATGgatggagatgatggagaaAACGCACGGCTGTCTTACAGCATCCAGAGGGGCAATGAAAACGGCATGTTCCGTATGGACTGGCGGACCGGAGAACTAAGGACTGCACGCAGAGTGTCTGCCAAGCGGGACCCCCAGCAGCTGTATGACCTGTTGATCGAGGTTAGGGACCACGGTCAGCCACCTCTGTCCTCCAGCGCCAGTGTGATGGTGACGCTGGTGGATAGCGTGGTGGAGGGCCACAATGGGGACCGGAGCGGTACGGCCAAAGCGAAAGAAACCAGTCTGGACCTGACTCTTATCCTCATCATCGCTCTGGGCTCCGtttccttcatcttcctcctcgcCATGATCGTGCTTGCAGTACGCTGTCAGAAGGACAAGAAGCTCAATATCTACAACTCGTGCCTGTCCGGCGACTGTTGCTTCCTGGGCTGCAGCTCGTGCTGCTGCGGCAGGCAGGCGCGGGCCGctcggaagaaaaaaaaactgagcaaGTCGGACATCATGCTGGTGCAGAGCGCGCACGCCAGTGCAGCCACCAACGCGGCCGTCAGCGTCGCAAGCGCGTCGCAGGTTCCCGTGGAAGAATCCGGGAGCTTCGGCTCGCTCCACCAAAGCCAGAACTATTGCTACCAG ACCAAACACCAGCGTGCGGAGCTCAGCTACCTGGTGGACAGACCGAGGCGTGTGAACAG ACTCTCCGTATCTCTCAGCTCGGCCTTCCAGGAGGCGGATATCGTGAGCTCAAAAGACAGTGGCCACGGGGACAGCGAGCAGGGAGATAGTGACCACGACGCTACGCATCGAGGACACACTTCCG gcgCTGACCTCTTCTCGAACTGCACAGAAGAGTGTAAAGCACTGGGCCACTCGGACCGATGCTGGATGCCCACCTTCGTGCCCACGGACAGTCGCCAGGGCGCTGATTACCGTAGCAACCTTCACGTGCCAGGCATGGACTCCGTGCCCGACACTGAG CGCGGAAAAGGATATGCTAGCTCTTTTCGTGTGGACATACCAGAGACCGCATGA
- the pcdh10b gene encoding protocadherin-10b isoform X2 gives MIVFLLLLCLANGVVSQIRYSVPEEGEHGTFIGNIAEDLSLDLTKLAARRFQTVPSSRTPYLEVNLETGVLYVNEKIDRERICKQSATCLLHLEVFLENPLELFRIEIEVLDINDNPPEFPETDITVEISESATPGTRFPLETAFDPDVGSNALRTYDITTNNYFYLDVQTQTDGNKFAELVLEKPLDREQQAVHRYVLTAVDGGQPPRTGTALLVVKVLDSNDNVPVFDQPVYSVSLAENAPVGTLVIQLNATDVDEGMNGEVVYSFSNHISSRVKELFDIDPRTGRIEVRGDVDFEESSLYQIYVQAKDMGPNAVPAHCKVLVQVTDLNDNAPEITFSTVTESVSENATPGTVIALLSVTDKDSEENGQTHVEILGEVPFKLKTSFRNYYTIVTDGPLNRESVDTYTVTVVARDKGSPSLATSKSIKLQVSDENDNAPAFTQPIYDVYVTENNVPGAYIHAVNAIDPDIGRNAHLNYSILECDIQGMSVKTYVSINNESGALYALRSFDYEQLKDFSFTVQATDNGIPELSSNATVNVIIVDQNDNAPSVIAPLGKNGTAREPLPRSAEPGYLVARIVAMDGDDGENARLSYSIQRGNENGMFRMDWRTGELRTARRVSAKRDPQQLYDLLIEVRDHGQPPLSSSASVMVTLVDSVVEGHNGDRSGTAKAKETSLDLTLILIIALGSVSFIFLLAMIVLAVRCQKDKKLNIYNSCLSGDCCFLGCSSCCCGRQARAARKKKKLSKSDIMLVQSAHASAATNAAVSVASASQVPVEESGSFGSLHQSQNYCYQVCLTPESAKTDLMFLKACSPSRSADTEHNPCGAIVTGYTDQPQPDIISNGSILSNETKHQRAELSYLVDRPRRVNRLSVSLSSAFQEADIVSSKDSGHGDSEQGDSDHDATHRGHTSGADLFSNCTEECKALGHSDRCWMPTFVPTDSRQGADYRSNLHVPGMDSVPDTERGKGYASSFRVDIPETA, from the exons ATGATTGTGTTTCTGCTTCTGCTGTGTCTTGCGAATGGCGTTGTCTCTCAGATACGTTACTCGGTACCGGAGGAGGGGGAGCACGGAACGTTCATTGGGAATATCGCGGAGGACTTGAGCTTAGACCTCACGAAACTCGCGGCTCGCAGGTTTCAGACTGTGCCCAGCTCGCGGACTCCTTACCTGGAGGTAAACCTGGAAACCGGTGTGCTTTACGTCAATGAGAAGATTGACCGGGAGCGCATTTGTAAACAGAGTGCCACCTGCCTCCTCCACCTTGAGGTGTTTCTCGAGAACCCACTCGAACTCTTCCGCATCGAGATCGAGGTCTTGGACATTAACGACAATCCTCCTGAATTCCCGGAGACCGACATCACCGTGGAGATCTCCGAGAGTGCAACCCCGGGCACCCGCTTCCCGCTGGAGACTGCCTTCGACCCGGACGTTGGCAGTAACGCATTACGCACCTACGACATAACCACAAACAACTATTTTTACCTGGACGTACAGACGCAGACCGATGGGAATAAATTCGCTGAGCTGGTGCTGGAAAAACCTTTGGATCGGGAGCAGCAGGCAGTTCACAGGTACGTGCTGACCGCAGTGGATGGTGGCCAGCCCCCTCGGACTGGCACAGCGCTGCTGGTAGTGAAAGTACTAGACTCCAACGACAATGTTCCGGTGTTTGATCAACCCGTGTATTCGGTTAGCCTGGCCGAAAACGCGCCAGTGGGAACGCTGGTTATTCAGCTTAACGCAACTGACGTCGATGAGGGAATGAACGGAGAAGTTGTGTATTCTTTCAGCAATCACATCTCCAGCAGGGTTAAGGAGCTATTCGATATAGACCCACGCACAGGGAGGATAGAAGTGCGCGGGGATGTGGATTTCGAGGAGAGCAGTCTGTACCAGATCTATGTACAAGCAAAGGATATGGGACCAAACGCCGTGCCTGCGCACTGCAAAGTTCTGGTGCAAGTGACAGATCTGAATGACAATGCGCCTGAGATCACCTTCAGCACAGTCACGGAGTCCGTTAGCGAGAATGCTACTCCGGGAACAGTAATTGCGCTGCTCAGCGTCACGGACAAGGACTCCGAGGAAAACGGACAGACTCATGTAGAGATCCTGGGCGAAGTGCCATTTAAGCTCAAAACCTCGTTTAGGAACTATTACACTATTGTCACGGATGGCCCGTTGAACAGAGAGAGCGTAGATACCTACACCGTAACGGTAGTGGCCAGAGATAAAGGCTCTCCGTCTCTTGCCACAAGTAAATCGATTAAACTTCAAGTTTCTGATGAAAATGACAATGCGCCAGCGTTTACGCAGCCCATTTATGATGTGTATGTAACTGAAAATAATGTTCCCGGTGCTTACATTCACGCAGTGAACGCAATAGACCCTGATATTGGTCGAAATGCGCATTTAAATTACTCCATACTGGAGTGTGACATACAGGGTATGTCGGTCAAAACCTACGTGTCAATCAACAACGAGAGCGGAGCTCTTTACGCCCTCAGGTCATTCGATTATGAGCAGCTCAAAGACTTTAGTTTTACAGTCCAGGCAACAGACAATGGTATCCCCGAGCTCTCCTCAAACGCCACAGTAAATGTGATTATAGTGGACCAGAACGACAATGCCCCCTCTGTAATTGCACCACTGGGCAAAAACGGTACGGCCAGAGAGCCTCTACCCCGCTCAGCCGAGCCAGGATACCTAGTCGCTCGCATCGTCGCCATGgatggagatgatggagaaAACGCACGGCTGTCTTACAGCATCCAGAGGGGCAATGAAAACGGCATGTTCCGTATGGACTGGCGGACCGGAGAACTAAGGACTGCACGCAGAGTGTCTGCCAAGCGGGACCCCCAGCAGCTGTATGACCTGTTGATCGAGGTTAGGGACCACGGTCAGCCACCTCTGTCCTCCAGCGCCAGTGTGATGGTGACGCTGGTGGATAGCGTGGTGGAGGGCCACAATGGGGACCGGAGCGGTACGGCCAAAGCGAAAGAAACCAGTCTGGACCTGACTCTTATCCTCATCATCGCTCTGGGCTCCGtttccttcatcttcctcctcgcCATGATCGTGCTTGCAGTACGCTGTCAGAAGGACAAGAAGCTCAATATCTACAACTCGTGCCTGTCCGGCGACTGTTGCTTCCTGGGCTGCAGCTCGTGCTGCTGCGGCAGGCAGGCGCGGGCCGctcggaagaaaaaaaaactgagcaaGTCGGACATCATGCTGGTGCAGAGCGCGCACGCCAGTGCAGCCACCAACGCGGCCGTCAGCGTCGCAAGCGCGTCGCAGGTTCCCGTGGAAGAATCCGGGAGCTTCGGCTCGCTCCACCAAAGCCAGAACTATTGCTACCAGGTATGTCTGACACCGGAGTCTGCCAAAACCGACCTCATGTTCCTCAAGGCCTGTAGTCCGTCACGGAGCGCCGACACTGAACACAACCCGTGCGGAGCGATAGTAACAGGGTACACTGACCAGCCGCAGCCTGACATCATATCCAACGGCAGCATCTTATCAAATGAG ACCAAACACCAGCGTGCGGAGCTCAGCTACCTGGTGGACAGACCGAGGCGTGTGAACAG ACTCTCCGTATCTCTCAGCTCGGCCTTCCAGGAGGCGGATATCGTGAGCTCAAAAGACAGTGGCCACGGGGACAGCGAGCAGGGAGATAGTGACCACGACGCTACGCATCGAGGACACACTTCCG gcgCTGACCTCTTCTCGAACTGCACAGAAGAGTGTAAAGCACTGGGCCACTCGGACCGATGCTGGATGCCCACCTTCGTGCCCACGGACAGTCGCCAGGGCGCTGATTACCGTAGCAACCTTCACGTGCCAGGCATGGACTCCGTGCCCGACACTGAG CGCGGAAAAGGATATGCTAGCTCTTTTCGTGTGGACATACCAGAGACCGCATGA
- the pcdh10b gene encoding protocadherin-10b isoform X4, with protein MIVFLLLLCLANGVVSQIRYSVPEEGEHGTFIGNIAEDLSLDLTKLAARRFQTVPSSRTPYLEVNLETGVLYVNEKIDRERICKQSATCLLHLEVFLENPLELFRIEIEVLDINDNPPEFPETDITVEISESATPGTRFPLETAFDPDVGSNALRTYDITTNNYFYLDVQTQTDGNKFAELVLEKPLDREQQAVHRYVLTAVDGGQPPRTGTALLVVKVLDSNDNVPVFDQPVYSVSLAENAPVGTLVIQLNATDVDEGMNGEVVYSFSNHISSRVKELFDIDPRTGRIEVRGDVDFEESSLYQIYVQAKDMGPNAVPAHCKVLVQVTDLNDNAPEITFSTVTESVSENATPGTVIALLSVTDKDSEENGQTHVEILGEVPFKLKTSFRNYYTIVTDGPLNRESVDTYTVTVVARDKGSPSLATSKSIKLQVSDENDNAPAFTQPIYDVYVTENNVPGAYIHAVNAIDPDIGRNAHLNYSILECDIQGMSVKTYVSINNESGALYALRSFDYEQLKDFSFTVQATDNGIPELSSNATVNVIIVDQNDNAPSVIAPLGKNGTAREPLPRSAEPGYLVARIVAMDGDDGENARLSYSIQRGNENGMFRMDWRTGELRTARRVSAKRDPQQLYDLLIEVRDHGQPPLSSSASVMVTLVDSVVEGHNGDRSGTAKAKETSLDLTLILIIALGSVSFIFLLAMIVLAVRCQKDKKLNIYNSCLSGDCCFLGCSSCCCGRQARAARKKKKLSKSDIMLVQSAHASAATNAAVSVASASQVPVEESGSFGSLHQSQNYCYQTKHQRAELSYLVDRPRRVNSSAFQEADIVSSKDSGHGDSEQGDSDHDATHRGHTSGADLFSNCTEECKALGHSDRCWMPTFVPTDSRQGADYRSNLHVPGMDSVPDTERGKGYASSFRVDIPETA; from the exons ATGATTGTGTTTCTGCTTCTGCTGTGTCTTGCGAATGGCGTTGTCTCTCAGATACGTTACTCGGTACCGGAGGAGGGGGAGCACGGAACGTTCATTGGGAATATCGCGGAGGACTTGAGCTTAGACCTCACGAAACTCGCGGCTCGCAGGTTTCAGACTGTGCCCAGCTCGCGGACTCCTTACCTGGAGGTAAACCTGGAAACCGGTGTGCTTTACGTCAATGAGAAGATTGACCGGGAGCGCATTTGTAAACAGAGTGCCACCTGCCTCCTCCACCTTGAGGTGTTTCTCGAGAACCCACTCGAACTCTTCCGCATCGAGATCGAGGTCTTGGACATTAACGACAATCCTCCTGAATTCCCGGAGACCGACATCACCGTGGAGATCTCCGAGAGTGCAACCCCGGGCACCCGCTTCCCGCTGGAGACTGCCTTCGACCCGGACGTTGGCAGTAACGCATTACGCACCTACGACATAACCACAAACAACTATTTTTACCTGGACGTACAGACGCAGACCGATGGGAATAAATTCGCTGAGCTGGTGCTGGAAAAACCTTTGGATCGGGAGCAGCAGGCAGTTCACAGGTACGTGCTGACCGCAGTGGATGGTGGCCAGCCCCCTCGGACTGGCACAGCGCTGCTGGTAGTGAAAGTACTAGACTCCAACGACAATGTTCCGGTGTTTGATCAACCCGTGTATTCGGTTAGCCTGGCCGAAAACGCGCCAGTGGGAACGCTGGTTATTCAGCTTAACGCAACTGACGTCGATGAGGGAATGAACGGAGAAGTTGTGTATTCTTTCAGCAATCACATCTCCAGCAGGGTTAAGGAGCTATTCGATATAGACCCACGCACAGGGAGGATAGAAGTGCGCGGGGATGTGGATTTCGAGGAGAGCAGTCTGTACCAGATCTATGTACAAGCAAAGGATATGGGACCAAACGCCGTGCCTGCGCACTGCAAAGTTCTGGTGCAAGTGACAGATCTGAATGACAATGCGCCTGAGATCACCTTCAGCACAGTCACGGAGTCCGTTAGCGAGAATGCTACTCCGGGAACAGTAATTGCGCTGCTCAGCGTCACGGACAAGGACTCCGAGGAAAACGGACAGACTCATGTAGAGATCCTGGGCGAAGTGCCATTTAAGCTCAAAACCTCGTTTAGGAACTATTACACTATTGTCACGGATGGCCCGTTGAACAGAGAGAGCGTAGATACCTACACCGTAACGGTAGTGGCCAGAGATAAAGGCTCTCCGTCTCTTGCCACAAGTAAATCGATTAAACTTCAAGTTTCTGATGAAAATGACAATGCGCCAGCGTTTACGCAGCCCATTTATGATGTGTATGTAACTGAAAATAATGTTCCCGGTGCTTACATTCACGCAGTGAACGCAATAGACCCTGATATTGGTCGAAATGCGCATTTAAATTACTCCATACTGGAGTGTGACATACAGGGTATGTCGGTCAAAACCTACGTGTCAATCAACAACGAGAGCGGAGCTCTTTACGCCCTCAGGTCATTCGATTATGAGCAGCTCAAAGACTTTAGTTTTACAGTCCAGGCAACAGACAATGGTATCCCCGAGCTCTCCTCAAACGCCACAGTAAATGTGATTATAGTGGACCAGAACGACAATGCCCCCTCTGTAATTGCACCACTGGGCAAAAACGGTACGGCCAGAGAGCCTCTACCCCGCTCAGCCGAGCCAGGATACCTAGTCGCTCGCATCGTCGCCATGgatggagatgatggagaaAACGCACGGCTGTCTTACAGCATCCAGAGGGGCAATGAAAACGGCATGTTCCGTATGGACTGGCGGACCGGAGAACTAAGGACTGCACGCAGAGTGTCTGCCAAGCGGGACCCCCAGCAGCTGTATGACCTGTTGATCGAGGTTAGGGACCACGGTCAGCCACCTCTGTCCTCCAGCGCCAGTGTGATGGTGACGCTGGTGGATAGCGTGGTGGAGGGCCACAATGGGGACCGGAGCGGTACGGCCAAAGCGAAAGAAACCAGTCTGGACCTGACTCTTATCCTCATCATCGCTCTGGGCTCCGtttccttcatcttcctcctcgcCATGATCGTGCTTGCAGTACGCTGTCAGAAGGACAAGAAGCTCAATATCTACAACTCGTGCCTGTCCGGCGACTGTTGCTTCCTGGGCTGCAGCTCGTGCTGCTGCGGCAGGCAGGCGCGGGCCGctcggaagaaaaaaaaactgagcaaGTCGGACATCATGCTGGTGCAGAGCGCGCACGCCAGTGCAGCCACCAACGCGGCCGTCAGCGTCGCAAGCGCGTCGCAGGTTCCCGTGGAAGAATCCGGGAGCTTCGGCTCGCTCCACCAAAGCCAGAACTATTGCTACCAG ACCAAACACCAGCGTGCGGAGCTCAGCTACCTGGTGGACAGACCGAGGCGTGTGAACAG CTCGGCCTTCCAGGAGGCGGATATCGTGAGCTCAAAAGACAGTGGCCACGGGGACAGCGAGCAGGGAGATAGTGACCACGACGCTACGCATCGAGGACACACTTCCG gcgCTGACCTCTTCTCGAACTGCACAGAAGAGTGTAAAGCACTGGGCCACTCGGACCGATGCTGGATGCCCACCTTCGTGCCCACGGACAGTCGCCAGGGCGCTGATTACCGTAGCAACCTTCACGTGCCAGGCATGGACTCCGTGCCCGACACTGAG CGCGGAAAAGGATATGCTAGCTCTTTTCGTGTGGACATACCAGAGACCGCATGA